The Litchfieldia alkalitelluris genome has a window encoding:
- a CDS encoding magnesium chelatase domain-containing protein yields MVTKVMSIGIKGVEGYRVQVEVQTIDAIEVFVIVGLPDASVKESKERVTAALYTSGHPLVDHQVIVNLSPSEQKKNGPLFDLPMAIGIY; encoded by the coding sequence ATGGTTACAAAGGTAATGAGTATAGGGATAAAAGGGGTGGAAGGTTATCGTGTTCAAGTTGAGGTGCAAACAATTGATGCGATTGAAGTCTTTGTCATTGTGGGTCTCCCTGATGCCTCTGTAAAAGAATCCAAAGAACGAGTAACAGCTGCTCTATATACATCGGGTCATCCATTGGTTGATCATCAAGTGATTGTGAATCTATCACCCTCAGAACAGAAGAAAAATGGACCATTATTTGATTTACCAATGGCAATTGGAATATATTAA
- a CDS encoding magnesium chelatase domain-containing protein: protein MIKEKISDGTCFIGALSLDGSILPFEGMLAAALAAKKLQFSTIYMPFNSDLPEINIEGLEIIYVSSLLEVI, encoded by the coding sequence GTGATAAAAGAGAAAATCTCAGACGGGACTTGTTTTATAGGTGCATTATCCTTGGATGGATCAATTCTACCATTTGAAGGAATGTTGGCAGCTGCACTTGCTGCAAAGAAACTACAGTTTTCAACTATTTACATGCCTTTTAACTCAGACCTACCAGAGATAAACATAGAAGGATTAGAAATAATCTATGTATCTTCTTTATTGGAAGTCATTTAA
- a CDS encoding transposase yields the protein MLRGINRQKIFEDEEDKRKFLDILEKYKRICKFELYSYCLMDNHIHLLIKVSEEEISTVIKRISLSYVYWYNMKYESCGHLFQERFKSEGVDRTVYFLLCFGIFTKIHLRPV from the coding sequence ATGTTGAGAGGAATTAATAGACAAAAGATATTTGAGGATGAGGAGGATAAGAGAAAGTTCTTAGATATCTTAGAGAAATATAAGAGAATTTGCAAATTCGAACTTTATAGTTATTGTTTGATGGATAACCATATCCATCTATTAATAAAAGTATCGGAGGAAGAAATTTCTACTGTGATTAAGAGAATAAGTTTGAGTTATGTGTATTGGTACAATATGAAATATGAAAGTTGTGGACATTTATTTCAAGAGCGATTTAAAAGTGAAGGTGTAGACAGAACGGTGTATTTTTTACTGTGCTTTGGTATATTCACCAAAATCCACTTAAGGCCGGTCTAG